One Neoarius graeffei isolate fNeoGra1 chromosome 16, fNeoGra1.pri, whole genome shotgun sequence DNA segment encodes these proteins:
- the anp32e gene encoding acidic leucine-rich nuclear phosphoprotein 32 family member E isoform X6, with translation MEMKKRISLELRNRTPAEVAELVVDNCRSSDGEIEGLTDEFKELEFLSMVNVGLTSLAMLPSLPKLRKLELSDNNISGSLEILAEKCPNLTYLNLSGNKIKELSTVEALQNLKNLKSLDLFNCEITTLEEYRESIFELLPQVTYLDGFDAEDNEAPDSEDDGDEDDEDGEEGAGPVGDYDDDEEEEEEEEEEESESGEVGLSYLMKDDIQDEEDDDDYVEEEQEEEGEEEEAEVRGEKRKRDAEDEGEDDDDD, from the exons ATGGAGATGAAGAAGAGGATCAGTTTAGAGCTGAGGAACAGAACTCCGGCCGAG GtggcagagctggttgtggacaaTTGCCGCTCAAGTGACGGAGAGATCGAGGGCCTGACGGATGAGTTCAAGGAACTGGAATTCCTCAGCATGGTTAACGTTGGTCTCACATCCCTGGCCATGCTGCCATCACTGCCCAAACTGAGGAAG TTGGAGCTGAGTGACAATAACATCTCAGGCTCTTTGGAGATACTTGCAGAGAAATGCCCTAATCTGACGTACCTGAACCTGAGTGGCAACAAGATTAAAGAACTCAGCACAGTGGAAGCTCTG CAAAACCTGAAGAATCTGAAAAGCCTGGACCTTTTTAACTGTGAGATCACAACACTGGAGGAGTACAGGGAGAGCATTTTTGAACTGCTGCCTCAGGTCACATACCTGGATGGCTTTGATGCAGAGGACAACGAAGCTCCTGACTCGgaggatgatggtgatg AGGATGACGAGGATGGTGAGGAGGGAGCTGGACCTGTtggtgattatgatgatgatgaggaggaggaggaggaagaggaggaagaagaatcgGAGAGTGGAGAGGTTGGGCTATCCTACCTGATGAAAGATGATATTCAG GATGAGGAGGATGACGATGATTATGTAGAAGAAGAACAGGAGGAGGAAGGTGAGG AAGAGGAGGCAGAAGTTCGGGGGGAGAAAAGGAAGAGAGATGCAGAAGATGAgggtgaagatgatgatgatgactaa
- the anp32e gene encoding acidic leucine-rich nuclear phosphoprotein 32 family member E isoform X7 yields MEMKKRISLELRNRTPAEVAELVVDNCRSSDGEIEGLTDEFKELEFLSMVNVGLTSLAMLPSLPKLRKLELSDNNISGSLEILAEKCPNLTYLNLSGNKIKELSTVEALQNLKNLKSLDLFNCEITTLEEYRESIFELLPQVTYLDGFDAEDNEAPDSEDDGDEDDEDGEEGAGPVGDYDDDEEEEEEEEEEESESGEVGLSYLMKDDIQDEEDDDDYVEEEQEEEGEEEAEVRGEKRKRDAEDEGEDDDDD; encoded by the exons ATGGAGATGAAGAAGAGGATCAGTTTAGAGCTGAGGAACAGAACTCCGGCCGAG GtggcagagctggttgtggacaaTTGCCGCTCAAGTGACGGAGAGATCGAGGGCCTGACGGATGAGTTCAAGGAACTGGAATTCCTCAGCATGGTTAACGTTGGTCTCACATCCCTGGCCATGCTGCCATCACTGCCCAAACTGAGGAAG TTGGAGCTGAGTGACAATAACATCTCAGGCTCTTTGGAGATACTTGCAGAGAAATGCCCTAATCTGACGTACCTGAACCTGAGTGGCAACAAGATTAAAGAACTCAGCACAGTGGAAGCTCTG CAAAACCTGAAGAATCTGAAAAGCCTGGACCTTTTTAACTGTGAGATCACAACACTGGAGGAGTACAGGGAGAGCATTTTTGAACTGCTGCCTCAGGTCACATACCTGGATGGCTTTGATGCAGAGGACAACGAAGCTCCTGACTCGgaggatgatggtgatg AGGATGACGAGGATGGTGAGGAGGGAGCTGGACCTGTtggtgattatgatgatgatgaggaggaggaggaggaagaggaggaagaagaatcgGAGAGTGGAGAGGTTGGGCTATCCTACCTGATGAAAGATGATATTCAG GATGAGGAGGATGACGATGATTATGTAGAAGAAGAACAGGAGGAGGAAGGTGAGG AGGAGGCAGAAGTTCGGGGGGAGAAAAGGAAGAGAGATGCAGAAGATGAgggtgaagatgatgatgatgactaa
- the anp32e gene encoding acidic leucine-rich nuclear phosphoprotein 32 family member E isoform X1, whose protein sequence is MWQMVRWSHSLSHTRTPPPSQVAELVVDNCRSSDGEIEGLTDEFKELEFLSMVNVGLTSLAMLPSLPKLRKLELSDNNISGSLEILAEKCPNLTYLNLSGNKIKELSTVEALQNLKNLKSLDLFNCEITTLEEYRESIFELLPQVTYLDGFDAEDNEAPDSEDDGDVCGGSEDDEDGEEGAGPVGDYDDDEEEEEEEEEEESESGEVGLSYLMKDDIQDEEDDDDYVEEEQEEEGEEEEAEVRGEKRKRDAEDEGEDDDDD, encoded by the exons ATGTGGCAGATGGTGAGatggtctcactctctctcacacactcgcaccCCTCCCCCCTCTCAG GtggcagagctggttgtggacaaTTGCCGCTCAAGTGACGGAGAGATCGAGGGCCTGACGGATGAGTTCAAGGAACTGGAATTCCTCAGCATGGTTAACGTTGGTCTCACATCCCTGGCCATGCTGCCATCACTGCCCAAACTGAGGAAG TTGGAGCTGAGTGACAATAACATCTCAGGCTCTTTGGAGATACTTGCAGAGAAATGCCCTAATCTGACGTACCTGAACCTGAGTGGCAACAAGATTAAAGAACTCAGCACAGTGGAAGCTCTG CAAAACCTGAAGAATCTGAAAAGCCTGGACCTTTTTAACTGTGAGATCACAACACTGGAGGAGTACAGGGAGAGCATTTTTGAACTGCTGCCTCAGGTCACATACCTGGATGGCTTTGATGCAGAGGACAACGAAGCTCCTGACTCGgaggatgatggtgatg TTTGTGGTGGCTCAGAGGATGACGAGGATGGTGAGGAGGGAGCTGGACCTGTtggtgattatgatgatgatgaggaggaggaggaggaagaggaggaagaagaatcgGAGAGTGGAGAGGTTGGGCTATCCTACCTGATGAAAGATGATATTCAG GATGAGGAGGATGACGATGATTATGTAGAAGAAGAACAGGAGGAGGAAGGTGAGG AAGAGGAGGCAGAAGTTCGGGGGGAGAAAAGGAAGAGAGATGCAGAAGATGAgggtgaagatgatgatgatgactaa
- the anp32e gene encoding acidic leucine-rich nuclear phosphoprotein 32 family member E isoform X5, producing MWQMVRWSHSLSHTRTPPPSQVAELVVDNCRSSDGEIEGLTDEFKELEFLSMVNVGLTSLAMLPSLPKLRKLELSDNNISGSLEILAEKCPNLTYLNLSGNKIKELSTVEALQNLKNLKSLDLFNCEITTLEEYRESIFELLPQVTYLDGFDAEDNEAPDSEDDGDEDDEDGEEGAGPVGDYDDDEEEEEEEEEEESESGEVGLSYLMKDDIQDEEDDDDYVEEEQEEEGEEEEAEVRGEKRKRDAEDEGEDDDDD from the exons ATGTGGCAGATGGTGAGatggtctcactctctctcacacactcgcaccCCTCCCCCCTCTCAG GtggcagagctggttgtggacaaTTGCCGCTCAAGTGACGGAGAGATCGAGGGCCTGACGGATGAGTTCAAGGAACTGGAATTCCTCAGCATGGTTAACGTTGGTCTCACATCCCTGGCCATGCTGCCATCACTGCCCAAACTGAGGAAG TTGGAGCTGAGTGACAATAACATCTCAGGCTCTTTGGAGATACTTGCAGAGAAATGCCCTAATCTGACGTACCTGAACCTGAGTGGCAACAAGATTAAAGAACTCAGCACAGTGGAAGCTCTG CAAAACCTGAAGAATCTGAAAAGCCTGGACCTTTTTAACTGTGAGATCACAACACTGGAGGAGTACAGGGAGAGCATTTTTGAACTGCTGCCTCAGGTCACATACCTGGATGGCTTTGATGCAGAGGACAACGAAGCTCCTGACTCGgaggatgatggtgatg AGGATGACGAGGATGGTGAGGAGGGAGCTGGACCTGTtggtgattatgatgatgatgaggaggaggaggaggaagaggaggaagaagaatcgGAGAGTGGAGAGGTTGGGCTATCCTACCTGATGAAAGATGATATTCAG GATGAGGAGGATGACGATGATTATGTAGAAGAAGAACAGGAGGAGGAAGGTGAGG AAGAGGAGGCAGAAGTTCGGGGGGAGAAAAGGAAGAGAGATGCAGAAGATGAgggtgaagatgatgatgatgactaa
- the anp32e gene encoding acidic leucine-rich nuclear phosphoprotein 32 family member E isoform X4, translating to MEMKKRISLELRNRTPAEVAELVVDNCRSSDGEIEGLTDEFKELEFLSMVNVGLTSLAMLPSLPKLRKLELSDNNISGSLEILAEKCPNLTYLNLSGNKIKELSTVEALQNLKNLKSLDLFNCEITTLEEYRESIFELLPQVTYLDGFDAEDNEAPDSEDDGDVCGGSEDDEDGEEGAGPVGDYDDDEEEEEEEEEEESESGEVGLSYLMKDDIQDEEDDDDYVEEEQEEEGEEEAEVRGEKRKRDAEDEGEDDDDD from the exons ATGGAGATGAAGAAGAGGATCAGTTTAGAGCTGAGGAACAGAACTCCGGCCGAG GtggcagagctggttgtggacaaTTGCCGCTCAAGTGACGGAGAGATCGAGGGCCTGACGGATGAGTTCAAGGAACTGGAATTCCTCAGCATGGTTAACGTTGGTCTCACATCCCTGGCCATGCTGCCATCACTGCCCAAACTGAGGAAG TTGGAGCTGAGTGACAATAACATCTCAGGCTCTTTGGAGATACTTGCAGAGAAATGCCCTAATCTGACGTACCTGAACCTGAGTGGCAACAAGATTAAAGAACTCAGCACAGTGGAAGCTCTG CAAAACCTGAAGAATCTGAAAAGCCTGGACCTTTTTAACTGTGAGATCACAACACTGGAGGAGTACAGGGAGAGCATTTTTGAACTGCTGCCTCAGGTCACATACCTGGATGGCTTTGATGCAGAGGACAACGAAGCTCCTGACTCGgaggatgatggtgatg TTTGTGGTGGCTCAGAGGATGACGAGGATGGTGAGGAGGGAGCTGGACCTGTtggtgattatgatgatgatgaggaggaggaggaggaagaggaggaagaagaatcgGAGAGTGGAGAGGTTGGGCTATCCTACCTGATGAAAGATGATATTCAG GATGAGGAGGATGACGATGATTATGTAGAAGAAGAACAGGAGGAGGAAGGTGAGG AGGAGGCAGAAGTTCGGGGGGAGAAAAGGAAGAGAGATGCAGAAGATGAgggtgaagatgatgatgatgactaa
- the anp32e gene encoding acidic leucine-rich nuclear phosphoprotein 32 family member E isoform X2 has translation MWQMVRWSHSLSHTRTPPPSQVAELVVDNCRSSDGEIEGLTDEFKELEFLSMVNVGLTSLAMLPSLPKLRKLELSDNNISGSLEILAEKCPNLTYLNLSGNKIKELSTVEALQNLKNLKSLDLFNCEITTLEEYRESIFELLPQVTYLDGFDAEDNEAPDSEDDGDVCGGSEDDEDGEEGAGPVGDYDDDEEEEEEEEEEESESGEVGLSYLMKDDIQDEEDDDDYVEEEQEEEGEEEAEVRGEKRKRDAEDEGEDDDDD, from the exons ATGTGGCAGATGGTGAGatggtctcactctctctcacacactcgcaccCCTCCCCCCTCTCAG GtggcagagctggttgtggacaaTTGCCGCTCAAGTGACGGAGAGATCGAGGGCCTGACGGATGAGTTCAAGGAACTGGAATTCCTCAGCATGGTTAACGTTGGTCTCACATCCCTGGCCATGCTGCCATCACTGCCCAAACTGAGGAAG TTGGAGCTGAGTGACAATAACATCTCAGGCTCTTTGGAGATACTTGCAGAGAAATGCCCTAATCTGACGTACCTGAACCTGAGTGGCAACAAGATTAAAGAACTCAGCACAGTGGAAGCTCTG CAAAACCTGAAGAATCTGAAAAGCCTGGACCTTTTTAACTGTGAGATCACAACACTGGAGGAGTACAGGGAGAGCATTTTTGAACTGCTGCCTCAGGTCACATACCTGGATGGCTTTGATGCAGAGGACAACGAAGCTCCTGACTCGgaggatgatggtgatg TTTGTGGTGGCTCAGAGGATGACGAGGATGGTGAGGAGGGAGCTGGACCTGTtggtgattatgatgatgatgaggaggaggaggaggaagaggaggaagaagaatcgGAGAGTGGAGAGGTTGGGCTATCCTACCTGATGAAAGATGATATTCAG GATGAGGAGGATGACGATGATTATGTAGAAGAAGAACAGGAGGAGGAAGGTGAGG AGGAGGCAGAAGTTCGGGGGGAGAAAAGGAAGAGAGATGCAGAAGATGAgggtgaagatgatgatgatgactaa
- the anp32e gene encoding acidic leucine-rich nuclear phosphoprotein 32 family member E isoform X3 — protein sequence MEMKKRISLELRNRTPAEVAELVVDNCRSSDGEIEGLTDEFKELEFLSMVNVGLTSLAMLPSLPKLRKLELSDNNISGSLEILAEKCPNLTYLNLSGNKIKELSTVEALQNLKNLKSLDLFNCEITTLEEYRESIFELLPQVTYLDGFDAEDNEAPDSEDDGDVCGGSEDDEDGEEGAGPVGDYDDDEEEEEEEEEEESESGEVGLSYLMKDDIQDEEDDDDYVEEEQEEEGEEEEAEVRGEKRKRDAEDEGEDDDDD from the exons ATGGAGATGAAGAAGAGGATCAGTTTAGAGCTGAGGAACAGAACTCCGGCCGAG GtggcagagctggttgtggacaaTTGCCGCTCAAGTGACGGAGAGATCGAGGGCCTGACGGATGAGTTCAAGGAACTGGAATTCCTCAGCATGGTTAACGTTGGTCTCACATCCCTGGCCATGCTGCCATCACTGCCCAAACTGAGGAAG TTGGAGCTGAGTGACAATAACATCTCAGGCTCTTTGGAGATACTTGCAGAGAAATGCCCTAATCTGACGTACCTGAACCTGAGTGGCAACAAGATTAAAGAACTCAGCACAGTGGAAGCTCTG CAAAACCTGAAGAATCTGAAAAGCCTGGACCTTTTTAACTGTGAGATCACAACACTGGAGGAGTACAGGGAGAGCATTTTTGAACTGCTGCCTCAGGTCACATACCTGGATGGCTTTGATGCAGAGGACAACGAAGCTCCTGACTCGgaggatgatggtgatg TTTGTGGTGGCTCAGAGGATGACGAGGATGGTGAGGAGGGAGCTGGACCTGTtggtgattatgatgatgatgaggaggaggaggaggaagaggaggaagaagaatcgGAGAGTGGAGAGGTTGGGCTATCCTACCTGATGAAAGATGATATTCAG GATGAGGAGGATGACGATGATTATGTAGAAGAAGAACAGGAGGAGGAAGGTGAGG AAGAGGAGGCAGAAGTTCGGGGGGAGAAAAGGAAGAGAGATGCAGAAGATGAgggtgaagatgatgatgatgactaa